Sequence from the Verrucomicrobiia bacterium genome:
AAAATCTGGATCTGCTTGCCGCTCACATTCTTTCCGAGGAATTCGTGGAGGCATATGGCCAGCGAATACACCTCCTCGCCAGTCGAACAGCCCGGAACCCAAATGCGGATCGGAATTTCGCTGTTCTTGTTCTTTGTAATTCCCGGAAGCACCTTCTTCTTGAGCGCCGCAAACACCTGAGGGTCTCGAAAGAAGCCAGTGACTTTGATCAGGATGTCATTGAAAAGCAGGTCGACCTCGGCCGGATTCTTTTGCAGGTGCCGCAGGTATTCCTGAAGGCTGCTCATCCTGCGCAGCACGATTCGCCGAAGGATTCGGCGCTTGAGAGTTGTGACCTTGTAAAACGTGAAGTCCACGCCCGTGGCGGATCGAAGCAGGGAAAAAATCCGGGTCAGGTCCGCATCCATCTCGGGTTGGGGAGCGTGCAACTCCTCGATCCTGGCGCGCGGCGCCGCCTGGGAAATACGCTTCAGCTCGCGCGCGATGTTTCCCGGCGACATGACAAAATCGACACATCCCGCCCGCACGGCACTCCCTGGCATCGCCCCGAATTTTGCAGAACGCTCCTCTTGCGCAAACGTGATCCCGCCCTCCGCCTTGATCTCCTGCAGACCCTCTGTGCCATCCACACCATTTCCAGAAAGCACAATTCCAACCGCCGCATTTCCCTGGTCCATGGCAAGGGACCGAAAGAAACGGTCGATCGGCAGGTTCGGCCCTTGAACTTCCTTGCGTGGTGTCAGATAGAGCACGCCGCCCGCGATTTCCAATGAACGGTCGGGCGGAATAACATACACGTGATTGGCCTCGACTACCGTTGCGTCCTGGATATCCCTCACGAGCATGGATGTCGCAGGTGAGAGGAGATGCGTCAGGCTGCTTGCGTGCGATGGATCCAAATGCTGCACCAGCACGAACGCCATGCCCGTGTCCGTGGGCAGATTCTCCAGCAGCTTCGAAAAAGCCTCCAAGCCGCCCGCCGACGCTCCGACTCCAACGATAAGAAACGGCTTGTTTCCGTCGGAAGAATGGGTGTTGATCCGCGACGTTGCGGCTGCCTCCTGAACCTCGGACTTTGCCGCTTGAGGATGGCCTGCTTCGCCGCCTTGCCCGGCCCCCATCGCAAAAGACGCGGCTGATTTCGATGAGCTTCGTGTGCTGCGCTTTTTCCGGGATCCTTCCACTGGCCGCGCAGAAGGGATTTTCGTGGTGGCCGGTTCGGGGAGCGGTGAAGATGCCTTGCGTGGCTTCGATTTCGGGCTTCGGGAGTTGGATGACTTTGACATTTGACCCGTTCGACAGTAACCGGAATTGAACGTGAGCTTAGAACCAGCCTCTACAAACGCAATCGCCATCTGCGCACGGCCACGACGCCACCGCGATTGGAAGGGTCATCGCGTTCAGAAACTGCGTTGGTATTTCGCTGCACATCTCTGCTCTTTACAAGCGCCCCAGCACCTCTTCCAGCAGCTTGATATCATGCGCAGCGGCGCTGGCGTTTTCTTTGTAACGTTTTTTTAATTGGGCGTTTGAACCCTCTGCAAGGTGCTCGTAAATCGCCTGGCTTTCCCGCAGCTTCCGCAAAGCAACCCAAACCGCGCGTTCAACGGCCTCGGAATGCCCTTCGGTGAAACTCTCAAACGAAAAGCGATGGCCGACATGGCAATGCAACTGTGTGGATTTCCCATTCTTAAACTCGAGCAGCGCGCCGCCGCAATCGGGGCATGTAAAGGCGATTGGCTCGTTGTTTGCCGCTATGTCTTCGGGCATTTCGCACTCATCTCCGGCAAGCTCAGGCAAATCCGTGACACGCTTGTTGGAAACCATCCGCACCAGCGCTCCTGCAATATCGCCGATCTTGAGGCATTGATCCGTCTTCACCTGCCGCATGACGTTTGAAGGCATGTCGGAGACTTCAGCATCGCTCGGATCCTGGACGATCACAGAGCCGCCGCGGGATTTCACTGCAAGCGCGCCCGCGCTGCCGTCGTCCAGCGCACCCGAGAGCACCACGGCCACAACTGATCGTCGATAAGCGCGCGCCGCGCTGCGGAACAATGTGTCCACGGCCGGGCGGTGACGATTCTCCCGCGGGCCCATGGTGGCAATGGCACAACCGCGCTTCACGATCAGGTGTCGATTTGCCGGTGCCACATAAACGCTTCCGGCGCGCAGCGGCGTCGGCTGCTCGGGGCTGGTCACAGGAAGTTTGCTGGAACGCTGGAGAACATCGCGCAGCGCACTGGAGTGTTCGGCAATATGGATCACCGCGAGGATGGGCGCCGGAAAGTCCGGCGGAATACCTCGAAGCAGCGAGCACAACGCCTGAATCCCGCCAGCGGAACCGCCGACGACGATGACTTTCTTCATCCCAAAGGGTAGCACGAGGCACGGGCCGCCGAGAGTGGTAGTTCTCACCAGCCCGTGAATACTGGGGAGAACCGCCGCCCAAAGGCCGGTCCTCTCGAAATCGGGGTTCGTTGCTGCGGGTAATGGCGTTGTTGGCCATTTGCTCTCTCCCAGTGCATAATGGAAGCATGAAAACCGTTGCGATCATCGGAGCATCGAGCAACCGCGGAAAGTTTGGGAACAAGGCAGTTCGCGCATTTCTACAGCAAGGTTACACGGTCTATCCCGTGAATCCCAATGAAGCTGAGGTCGAAGGATTGCCAACGTTCAAAAATGTGCGCGATGTTCCTGAACGGCCGCATATGATCAGCGTTTACGTGCCGCCTTCGGTTCTGTTGAAGGTGTTGCCTGATATCGCGGCGCGGGGATGTGACGAGCTGTGGCTGAATCCGGGAACGGAATCAGACGCCGTGCTGGAGGAAGCGAAACGCCTGGGGCTCAACGTTATTCAGGCTTGCAGCATCGTGGGAGTGGGTGTCTCGCCGTATCGCCTTTGAAGGCGAATCCATCACCTAACGCCATTGCCTGCAGCTATTTGCCTTTCAGCGCAGCCAGGCCGTAATCGCGGTTGAGCTTGGCGATAAAGCTGAGGCTGATTTCCTTCGGACACACGGCCTCGCACGATCCCGTCACTGTGCAATTGCCGAATCCTTCCGCGTCCATCTGCCGCACCATGTTCATCGCCCGGCGATCCTTCTCAGCCTTGCCCTGGGGCAGCAGGTTGAGGTGCGACACCTTGGCGGCAACGAACAGCATGGCTGACGCGTTCTTGCAAACCGCAACGCACGCTCCGCAACCAATGCAAGCCGCGGCGTCCATCGAAAGATCCGCATCAGTTTTGGGAACTGGCAATGCGTTGCCGTCCGGAGTTCCGCCCGTGTTGACGGAAACAAACCCGCCCGCCTGGATGATGCGGTCAAACGCCGCGCGATTCACCGCCAGGTCTTTGATCGTGGGAAATGCTTTGGCGCGCCAGGGTTCGATCGTGATGGTGTCGCCATCATGGAAATGGCGCATGTGCAACTGGCAGGTGGCCGTGCCTCGATGGCCGCCGTGCGGTATGCCGTTGATCACGAGCGAACACATGCCGCAAATGCCTTCGCGGCAATCAGAGTCAAAGGCGATCGGATCCCCGCCGGCCTGGATGATGTCCTCGTTAACGACGTCCAGCATTTCCAGGAACGACATGTCTTCGATGACACCCTTCGCCTGATAGGTTTCAAAGCGCCCCGCGGAGCTCGCGTTCTTCTGCCGCCAAACTTTCAGTGTAAGATTCATGACTAACGGAATGTTGCTAAAGCTTCTTACTTGTAACTGCGGGTGCTCATGTGCACTTCCTCGTACACGAGCGGTTCCTTGTGCAACACGGGCTTCTTGTCGAGCCCCTGGTATTCCCATGCGGCAACATACGAGAAGTTGTCGTCATCGCGTTGCGCCTCGCCATCAGGAGTCTGGAATTCCGTCCGGAAATGGCCGCCGCAAGACTCATTGCGATGCAACGCGTCGAAGCAGAGCAGTTCCGCAAACTCCATGAAGTCGGCAACACGGCCGGCATACTCGAGGTCCTGGTTGAACTCGCCGCCCTCACCCGTCACGCGCACGTTCTTCCAAAACTCATCGCGCAGTTCCGGAATGCGTTTCAATGCCTCCTTCAGTCCCGCCTCATTGCGCGCCATGCCGCACTTCTCCCAAAGCAGCTTCCCGAGTTCGCGATGAAAGGAAGTGACTGTGCGCTTGCCCTTGATGCCGAGCAAGCGATTGGTGAAGTTGCGGATGTCCTCCTCCACCTTCCTGAATTCCGGGTGGGTTACCGAAGGTTTTGCCTGCTTCGATGTCGCGAAATAATGGCCGATTGTATACGGCAGCACGAAGTAACCGTCCGCCAATCCCTGCATCAATGCACTGGCGCCCAGGCGATTGGCTCCGTGGTCGGAGAAATTCGCCTCGCCCACGCAAAACAAGCCTGGGATGGTTGTCATCAGGTTGTAATCCACCCAGGTGCCGCCCATCGTGTAATGCACCGCGGGATAAATGCGCATCGGCATTTGATACGCGTTTTCGCCCGTGATCTTTTCATACATGTCGAAAAGATTTCCGTAACGCTCGCGAATCTTGTCTTCGCCCAGGCGATTGATGGCATCGGCAAAATCAAGGTAAACGCCCAGTCCGCCGGGCCCCACGCCACGGCCGTCGTCACACGCTTCCTTGGCCGCTCGTGAGGAGATGTCGCGTGGCGCAAGATTTCCGAAACTCGGATATTTGCGTTCGAGGAAGTAATCGCGGTCCTGCTCGGGAATCGACGATACCGGCTTGCCGCAATCCTCCTTGCGCTTCGGAACCCAGACGCGCCCGTCATTGCGGAGCGATTCTGACATGAGTGTCAATTTGGACTGATGCTCTCCGCTGACAGGGATGCAGGTGGGATGAATCTGTGTGTAACATGGATTCGCAAAGGCTGCGCCCTTCTTATAGGCGCGCCACGTTGCCGTGACGTTGCAACCCTTGGCGTTGGTGGACAGGAAGAACGCGTTGCCATAGCCGCCCGTGGCCAGGACCACGGCATCCGCAGCGTGCGATGCGATCTCACCCGTAACCAGATTGCGCACGACAATGCCCTTGGCATGGCCGTCAACGAGGACCACGTCGAGCATTTCCGTGCGCGGATACATCTGCACCGATCCCAATCCAATTTGGCGGCAGAGCGCCTGGTACGCACCGAGCAGGAGTTGCTGGCCGGTCTGGCCGCGCGCGTAAAAGGTGCGGGAAACCTGGGCACCGCCGAACGAGCGGTTGTCGAGCAATCCTCCGTATTCGCGGGCGAATGGAACGCCTTGGGCAACGCATTGGTCGATGATGTTAACGCTCACTTGTGCCAGCCGATGCACATTCGCCTCGCGCGCCCGGAAATCGCCGCCCTTGATGGTGTCGTAGAAAAGCCGGTAAATGCTGTCACCGTCGTTCTGGTAATTCTTGGCGGCATTGATGCCACCCTGCGCCGCGATGCTGTGGGCGCGCCGCGGGCTGTCCTGGAAGCAAAAGCACTTCACGCGATATCCGAGTTCGGCGAGCGTTGCCGCCGCGGAGGCACCTGCAAGGCCGCTGCCTACAACGACGACATCAAATTTGCGCTTGTTGGCCGGATTGACGAGCTTCAGGTCGAATTTGTGCTTGTCCCACTTCTGACCGATGGGACCGGAAGGGATTTTGGAATCGAGGACCATATTACTTCAGCGCCTCCTTCCCGAAGCCAAAGAGGATGGCCGCGGGAATTGAGATGTAACCGAGAAAAATCAGGACTGCGAGAATGCGCGCCCCTTTGTCCAGGCAAGGTCCGTAAACCTTGTTCTTCCAGCCGAGCGATTGAAACATCGCGCTCGCACCGTGACTCAGGTGAACACACAGCAGACCAACGCCCAGTGCGTAAAAGAGCGACACCCAGACGTTGCTGAAGCCGATGATCATCATTCGGTAGACATCATGCCGATGCAGGTCGACTGTCCCGCGGATCGGTTCGGCAAACGATGGGTCGTGGAAATCAACACCTGTGAAGTTAACCGCCTTCACGCGCACGGTGTAATGCAGCAGGTGATAGATGATGAAAACGAAGACGATCAATCCGCTCATCATCATCGTCCGCGACGCGAAGGTGGACCCAACGGGTTTGTATTCGCGATAGCCCACGGGACGTGCCGCCATGTTCTGCGTGGTGAGCGTGACTGCAGACCAGATGTGCAGACCGATCATCGCGAGCAGGCCACCGCGTACGAGCCAGAGCCCCTCACCCAGGTTCTGCAGGAAGTGTCCGTAGCGGTTGATGGCTTCAGGTCCCAGGAAGATCTGCAAATTGCCGATCAGGTGACCGATGACAAACAAGAACAGACCACAGCCCGTGACAGCCATGATGTACTTCTTGCCCAAGGAGGTTCCGAAGATGTTGTTGATGACTTTCATTTAGCTGGCTCCCGACCAGGGGAAACGCGAAGGCAATCTACGTATCATTTGCGCGCACCGTCAATGTTGCAGTATTAGCTATAAGGATTTCCCGTTCGCAGCATTCAAATCCACTTATGCACATTCAATTCGGCGCACCAGGCTGAGGAGGTTCGGGACTGTCATCTCAGTTTCAACGTCTTGCCCGCGATCGAGCAGCACTGCCTGGAATCTTGCGTTGCGCGCGCCGTGCACATCCATTTCCAGACTGTCACCGACGTGAAGAATTGCCGCGGGGTCGACTTTGAGAACCGAAGCAGCCCGATCAAAAATGACACGGGACGGTTTGGGTGCGCCCACTTCGCACGAAATGAATTGCGACTCGAAATACTGCGCGAGTCCCACGCGATCGAGGAGGAGTCTCAGCCGTTCGTCCCAATTGGAAATGACTGCAAGCTTCACGCGCTGGGATGCCACGGCGTCCAACGCAGGCTTTACGTCGTCGAACACCTTCCAAACATCGGGTTCCGTGAAGCGTTCGTACAGGTCCGCGAAGAATGGCACTGAGCCGCCGGGAAATTGAAACGTCTCTTGAACCAGCTCCTCCCATCCGCGCCGCGTGTAATCGAACATGGCGCACGCACGCCACGCCTTTCCAAATCTCTCGTTCAAGAGCTGCGGGGAAGGGGGAACAAACCCGTTTCGCAGGGCGACTTCGGCATACACGTGACCGACTGATGGCCACGGGGAAATCAGTGTCCCGCCAACATCGAACGTGATCGCTTGAATTTTCGAGGAGGATTTGGCCATGCCTTCAGCGCCTGCCTGCCCATTCATTCAAGTGCCGTTCATCTCCTGCATCGGGCGGCGCAAGTCCCAGCAACTGGATCGCTTCGCCCACCAGGTAGAGCGATCCCGTGATCACCACAGTTTGGGGGGTTGCAGCGGGACGGATCGCTTCAGCCAGTGTGCTGCAAGCAATCACCTCCGCTGACGGATTCGATTGCACGCAGGCCTCGACAAGCTGCGCAGGCATCGCAGTCCGTTCATTCTGAACAGGCACCAACAAAATGCGTGGGGCCAGCGGGCTGAGTGCATGGCAGATTGCGGAGTAATCCTTGTCCAGCAGGATCCCCAGGATGAGCGTGCGTTGTTGGGATGCCTCCCGGCCCAAAGCACCTGCCAGCGCCTCAGCTCCCGCGATGTTGTGAGCACCATCCAGCAGGAAGCGCTGACCGTTTGCGGCGGTGAAACTCTGCATGCGTCCAGGCCAATGAACCGTCCCAAGCCCCGTCCGGATTGAGGATTCAGGAACGGGAAGGATTCCCTGCAAGGTTTCAATTGTCGCGATAGCTGTCGCCGCATTCCGACGCTGGTGAGCGCCCGACAGCGGTAATGGGACCTTCTCCAGTGACGGAAACATCGCTTCAAAGGGCTCAGCCTTGTGAACAGCAGAGCCGCACGCCTGCGCCGTGTCGACGATGACCTGGAGCGGCTCGTCTCCAGTTTCCCCCGTGATTACTGGCACGCCGGGTTTAATGATTCCGGCCTTTTCCGCAGCGATCTCGCGCAACGTGTTCCCGAGCCACTTCTGATGATCGAACTGGACGTTCGTAATGATGCTTGCCAGCGGTGTGACCATGTTTGTGGCGTCCAACCTCCCGCCGAGTCCCGTCTCCCAAATCACGACATCGCAATGCTGCTCCGTGAAGTAAACCAGCGCCATGACTGTGAGGGCTTCGAAAAACGTCGGGTGATTCTCTTGAGGAAATTGCTCCAGAAAGGGGCGGAGTTGGTTCACCAGGCGAATGACGTCATCGCGGGAAATCCACGTCCGGTCCACTTGCAAACGTTCACGGAATGAAACCAGGTGCGGCGAAGTGAACAATCCGGTTCGGTATCCCGCGGTTCGGTAGATGCTCTCGAGCATCGCACAGGTGGAACCCTTGCCATTCGTTCCGGCAACGTGGAGGAATCGAAGGTGCCGCCCAGGATTCCCCATCCTTCCCGTCAATGCTCGGACATTCTCCAAACCGAGCTTCGCGCCGAACCAACGAAGATCGTAGAGATATGCGAGCGCCTCCGCATACTGGTTGATTTGCTGAGTCATTCGAGCTGTTCGCAAAAGTTAGAACTGGCCCGGTCCAAAGCGAGAAGTTTCTGAACCGCTGCACTGCAGCCGAGAGAATCCAAACACACCGACCGGGACATTTCCAATGCTGCGCCACGACGGCACACAAAAGCCAGCCAATCGCCGTCACAGATTGTGTCATTTTGTCTTATTACTTGTTGAGGTTTATACGTAAGTCGTTGATTTTCAATGGTCAAAACTCCCGCACACTTGTGGCATAGGCAAAGCTAAAAGGATCGTGAAACAATCTGTGAAGAAAGGAATGAATATGAACGTAATACGATGGCAAAGACCTGTGCTGGCCAACTGGCCGAACCTGGATCGCTTGACCGGGCTGCGTGCTGAGTTGGATCGCTTCTTCGAAACCCCGCTTGCAGAGCTCGCTCGGAACTCACAGGTATTCAGCGGCTGGAGTCCAGCGCTGGATCTCTATGAGGACAGCGACAAGTTTACCGTCCACGTGGAGTTGCCCGGGATGAATAAGGAAGACATCGACATCTCGCTGCATGGCGGCAGCCTCAGCATCTCCGGTGAACGGAAAGTGGAGGAGAAACACGAAAGCTCTGAAGCCTACCGATCCGAACGTTACGTCGGACGATTCCAACGTTCCGTGCATCTGCCCGCGCCCGTTGCTGGAGATCGGGTCACCGCACAGTACAAGGACGGTGTGCTCACAGTGACATTGCCGAAGGCCGAAGAAGCCAAGGCGAAGCAGATCAGCGTGCAGGAAGGTTAACACAAATTCGGAGACGAAAGGAAAAGCATGAAAAGCGTTACTGAAGATCGCACAACAAACGGCACGACGTCGCGCAGCAATGGCTTCATCGGACCTGCTGTGGACGTTTACGAAACTGAGGACGGTTACGTTCTCACGGCTGAGATGCCCGGCGTGAACAAAGATGGGCTCGAAGTGACCCTCGAGGGAACTGAGATCACGATTATCGGCCGCCGCAATCAACTCGAGCGAACAGGCGAATCGTTGATCCAGGAGAGACTGAATGCGGACTACCGCCGCGTGTTCGAACTGGATCCCGCGATCGATACCGCACGGATCAGCGCGCGGGTGGATAAGGGGATTCTGACGCTGACCCTGCCGAAATCGGAGAAGGTTAAACCGAGGAAGATCAAGGTTAAGGAGTAATCAAGCGAACCTCCGGTTCTGCCCGGCGTTTCGAGGCAGAAGAATAACGAGACATCCTCCCGAACAATTCGGGGGGATGTTCTTTTTACGAAGCGTTGACCGGCGTTTCAGACGATTGCACAGCAGGGGGCACCTCAACCATCATGCGCGCTGCGTCGGATACAATATCCTCCATCATGCCATCCCCCAGCCTCGAACACGACGCGCAAACATTGGGGTCACGTGACATAGCGCCACCACCATTTGACATGGTTTCTCCGCAGCAGATACAGACAGTTGATTTCACCTGCCATGATTCCTCCGTCAACTCTGGAAATTTGCAATGCAAAGATGCTCACAAAGTGGGTAGGTAAAACCCGCAGTGGTCCGTATGTTTTCGTGGCGGACGGGAGCGGATAGGCAGAGAAATCGATGACTCGAAGGTGGTGGTAGGTGATGGATTCGAACCATCGAAGGCGTAAGCCAGCAGATTTACAGTCTGCCCCCGTTGGCCACTTGGGTAACCTACCGTCGCAAAGGGCGCACATTAAGCCACGTGGTCATGGCCTTGTCAACCTAGTCTCAGTAACCTAGCTTACGCAAATGTTCGACTCGCTCAGCAGCAAACTTCAGAACGCTTTTCGCAATCTGCGAGGGCTCGGAAAAATTTCCGAGGAGAACGTGTCCGATGCGCTGCGCGAAGTCCGCCTCGCACTGCTCGAAGCCGACGTCAATTTCAAAGTCGCGCGCGATTTCATCGAACGGGTCAAAACCAAATCCATCGGACAGGAGGTCGTCCAGAGCATTCAACCCGGCCAGCAGATCGTCAAACTCATCAGTGATGAGCTCGTCGCCCTGCTTGGATCAGAGAATTCCGGGCTCGAACTAGGCGGGAATCCATCGTCGATTCTGATGGTCGGCCTGCATGGCTCAGGAAAAACAACTTCGAGCGGCAAGCTCGCGCGGCTCTTGCGCAAGCAGGGTCGCGCACCACTGCTCGTCGCCGCGGATGTGTATCGTCCTGCTGCGATGGACCAGCTCGAAACGTTGGGCAAACAAATCGATATCCCTGTGTTCGTGAAACGCGGCGAATCCGACGTTCTCAAGATTGCGCGGGAGGCATTCGATTTCGCCCGCGCGAACCAGCGGACGACGTTGATTTTCGATACGGCCGGGCGCCTGCAAATCGATGAACCGCTCGTGCAGGAACTCGTGCGATTGCGGGACCTGGTCAAGCCGCAGGAGATTCTCCTGGTCCTCGACGCTGCAACGGGTCAGGAAGCGGTAAATGTCGCCAGCCACTTTGACCAGGCGCTGAATATCACGGGTTCAATCCTCACGAAACTGGACGGCGACGCTCGTGGCGGCGCCGCCCTGAGCATGAAGGCGGTCACCGGCAAACCCATCAAGTTTGCGGGCATGGGCGAAAAACTTGAGGATTTCGAACCGTTCCATCCTGAACGCATGGCATCGCGGATTCTTGGCATGGGCGATGTCGTCAGCCTTGTCGAAAAGGCAGCTGAAGCTGTTGACGCGGACGAGGCCAAGCGCCTTGAGGAGAAAATGCGCAAGGGCCAGTTCACACTGGAAGATTTTCTCGAGCAACTACGTCAGATGAAGAAGCTTGGATCGCTGGAGAGCATTGTCGGAATGCTGCCTGGCGGAGCCGAGGCGTTGAAGGACGCGGACCTCACAAAGTCTGAAAAGGAATTTCAGCAAATGGAGGCAATGATCTGCTCGATGACGTTCAAGGAGCGCCGCAATCCGCAAATCCTCAATGCGAAGCGGCGCGTGCGCATCGCCAAGGGCAGTGGAACGACAGTCGCCCAGTTGAACCTGATGCTGAATAAATTCGGCCAGATGCAGCAAATGATGAAGAAAATGGGCAAGTTTCAGAAGATGATGTCGAAGATGGGCGGCGGCGGCTTGCCTGGGATGCTTCGGCGGTAATCTGGATCCTGCCAGCCTGTTCAGCAACACGTCGGGGATCAGGCGCTTGCAGATCCGAAATTCGCGGGAAATTCGGCTTGTTTTCCACAGGACAGGTGATACTTTTTCCGGCCTTTGATTTATGAAAGCAGACATTCATCCAAAATATGTGGACGCGGAGATACGTTGCGCGTGTGGCAACGTAATCAAGACGCGCTCCACCAAGCCGACCGTCATTGTCGGTATTTGCAATAACTGCCATCCCTTCTATACCGGCCAGCAAAAGTTCGTCGATACCGCCGGTCGCGTGGACAAGTTCCAGCAGCGCGCTGCCAAAACCCAGGCGGCACAGGAAGCCTTTGCTTCCAAGAAGAAGAAGAAATAGCGATTTTCAGAACACCGCCCGCAACACCGTTTATCGGAGTTGCGGGCGGTCTCTTTTTATCTGCTCTTCGCCACTCGTGATTCCCGCTCGAGCTGTTCGTCCTCTTCGTGGCACGTTTTTGTGCTGGGATGAACCCGCGCTGTGACGACGATGCCAGGAACTCTGGACATGGATCTGATTCCCCACATTGATCGATTCGCCCGCCGCTTTGCAGAAGTCGAGGCGGCCTTGAGCGATCCGCGCCTTTTCGACAACCCGCAGCGCGCCCAGGAGCTTTCGCGCGAGTATGCGAACCTCAAGGAACTGGTCGCTGTGGGAACGCGCTTCAGGAAGGTCCTCGCCGACCTTGAAGACAATCGCGCCCTGCTTCGCGATGAGGCGTCCGATCCCGAGCTGGCGCAAATGGCCCGTGAGGAAATCGCACGGCTTGAGGAGGAACATCGCCGGCTCGCGCTCGAGCTGCAGAAAGGCATCGTTCCGCCGGATCCCACGGACTCGCGAAATACGATCGTCGAAATACGCGCCGGCGCCGGGGGCCAGGAGTCGGCCCTGTTCGCCGCCGACCTGTATCGCATGTACACCCGCTACGCCGAAACCTGCGGATGGAAGGTCGAAGGCCTCGATTCCAGCGCGTCGGATTTGGGCGGCTTCAAGGAAGTCGTGTTCCAGGTCAATGGCAGCGACGTTTACAAGCGCTTGAAATACGAGAGCGGGGTGCATCGCGTTCAACGCGTTCCAGCGACTGAAGCACAGGGCCGGATTCATACCAGCACATGCACGGTCGCGGTGCTGCCTGAGGCACAGGAGGTGGATATCGAGATCAAGCCTGATGATGTCGAAATCACGGTTTGCCGCGCGTCGGGCAAGGGTGGCCAGGGCGTAAACACGACGGATTCCGCCGTTCAGATTCAACACAAGCCGTCCGGGTTGATCGTGCGCTGCGCTGATGAGCGGTCCCAAATCAAGAACCGCGCCCGCGCAATGACCGTGCTGCGATCCCGTTTGCTTGAGCGCAAGATTGCCGAAGAGAACGCGAAATATGCGGCGCAACGCAAGGAACAGGTGGGGACTGGCGAACGGTCTGAAAAGATTCGCACGTACAACTTTCCGCAGAACCGCGTCACGGATCATCGCATCGAAGTCACGTTATACAATCTCGCGAACGTGATCGAAGGCGACCTGAATCCCTTGCTGGATCCGTTGATGGCGCACGACCTCGAGCAAAAACTTGCCGCCCTGAATTTATGATCAAAGGATTGATTTTTGATTGCGACGGAACGCTGGCCGACACAATGCCTCTGCATTGGCGCGCATGGCAGATCGTCTCCGCGCGCTACAAACTGCACTTTCCGGAGGAACGCTTTTACTCGCTGGGTGGCGTGCCTTCGCGCGACATCCTCAAGATGCTCGCGGAAGAGCAGGGC
This genomic interval carries:
- a CDS encoding Hsp20/alpha crystallin family protein, whose product is MNVIRWQRPVLANWPNLDRLTGLRAELDRFFETPLAELARNSQVFSGWSPALDLYEDSDKFTVHVELPGMNKEDIDISLHGGSLSISGERKVEEKHESSEAYRSERYVGRFQRSVHLPAPVAGDRVTAQYKDGVLTVTLPKAEEAKAKQISVQEG
- a CDS encoding Hsp20/alpha crystallin family protein — encoded protein: MKSVTEDRTTNGTTSRSNGFIGPAVDVYETEDGYVLTAEMPGVNKDGLEVTLEGTEITIIGRRNQLERTGESLIQERLNADYRRVFELDPAIDTARISARVDKGILTLTLPKSEKVKPRKIKVKE
- the ffh gene encoding signal recognition particle protein, coding for MFDSLSSKLQNAFRNLRGLGKISEENVSDALREVRLALLEADVNFKVARDFIERVKTKSIGQEVVQSIQPGQQIVKLISDELVALLGSENSGLELGGNPSSILMVGLHGSGKTTSSGKLARLLRKQGRAPLLVAADVYRPAAMDQLETLGKQIDIPVFVKRGESDVLKIAREAFDFARANQRTTLIFDTAGRLQIDEPLVQELVRLRDLVKPQEILLVLDAATGQEAVNVASHFDQALNITGSILTKLDGDARGGAALSMKAVTGKPIKFAGMGEKLEDFEPFHPERMASRILGMGDVVSLVEKAAEAVDADEAKRLEEKMRKGQFTLEDFLEQLRQMKKLGSLESIVGMLPGGAEALKDADLTKSEKEFQQMEAMICSMTFKERRNPQILNAKRRVRIAKGSGTTVAQLNLMLNKFGQMQQMMKKMGKFQKMMSKMGGGGLPGMLRR
- the rpmE gene encoding 50S ribosomal protein L31: MKADIHPKYVDAEIRCACGNVIKTRSTKPTVIVGICNNCHPFYTGQQKFVDTAGRVDKFQQRAAKTQAAQEAFASKKKKK
- the prfA gene encoding peptide chain release factor 1, which gives rise to MDLIPHIDRFARRFAEVEAALSDPRLFDNPQRAQELSREYANLKELVAVGTRFRKVLADLEDNRALLRDEASDPELAQMAREEIARLEEEHRRLALELQKGIVPPDPTDSRNTIVEIRAGAGGQESALFAADLYRMYTRYAETCGWKVEGLDSSASDLGGFKEVVFQVNGSDVYKRLKYESGVHRVQRVPATEAQGRIHTSTCTVAVLPEAQEVDIEIKPDDVEITVCRASGKGGQGVNTTDSAVQIQHKPSGLIVRCADERSQIKNRARAMTVLRSRLLERKIAEENAKYAAQRKEQVGTGERSEKIRTYNFPQNRVTDHRIEVTLYNLANVIEGDLNPLLDPLMAHDLEQKLAALNL